The window AACACAATGCAAAACGATCCATTATTGGTTTATGGAACTTGTCATGAAAGCAAACAAAGGGCAATATCGTGCATTACGCTAGACCTTGAGAATGAAAgcttcatttgtttaatgacagcactagagtacattgattaatcatcagttattggatgtcaaacctatggtaattctgacacgtagttttCAGAagaacctgctatatttttccattagtagcaaggaatctgttatatgcactttcccaaaaacaggacagcacataccacagcctttaatatatctgccattgacaataaatgcttttttcttattttcatgTTAAGATTCACTGGGCTGTCTATTTGGGCCACCTGGCAAGGGAGAGAAgaactttcttttgtttaaagataccactagagcacattgataatgaatcatcggctgctggatgtcaaacatttggtaatttagacatatagtcttagagaggaaacccgctacattttttccattagaagcatgggatcttttatatgcacaattccatagacaggacagctaacacataccacagcctttgatgtattagtcgtggtgcattggctagagcgagaaatagcctaatgggcccaccaatggggatcgatcatagaccgacagtgcatcaagcatgcactttaccactgggctacaccgacttctttctcactaaccaccaaaaTCTaatcattaacccactgtcatagACAAACAGTGCCCAGGAACCGTAATCAGATTcaagcataaaaataattttaaatgtatgaagaagtgaatgaatgaacagaaaGAATCAACCAGTATTGACAACACCACATTTATTACtagtaaattataaaatataatatatagtccaTGTTAAATTAtgaagttatatacatgtatactgtttaaaaaatgtatcatttcaaaaagtaaaatacaaataaGAAGTTTTATAGGTTAACTGTAGGCATGGATCCAAGGAGAGACTCACGAGTCCTGGCACCCCCTTTCCCTCCCCTTAGAAAAAATTTGGGGTCGTAATCCTTGAGACGTAACACTGTCACAGTCCGGAAAATTGTAAATACTCATTTGTTCGACCAACACTTGAAAagtttacttttaaaacttaaataacTAACTTAACATCATACCTCAATATGGCGTCactttataacaatgtgacgtAACATCacaaatgacaatataattGACAGCACACAAACCCTAATACATTTGTTACTTCAAGCCTCTGAATATACATCTATTACAATAACTAAGAGAGTcaataaaactatttaatatgCAAAGAATTATAACATTGTTACTTTGATAACTTCATTTAATAGAAAGATGAAATCTTATTCTTTTTTGTTCATATAGGCATTATCCTCTGCTGTGACAATActccggcctcagtggtgcagtggttataccatcggactacaggctggtaggtacagggttcgcagccggGTACTGGCTCCAATCtagagagagttttaacgattcaatgggtaggtgtaaggccattacaccctcttctctctcactaaccactaaccaactaacaactaacccactgtcctggacagacagcccagatagctgaggtgtgtgcccaggacagggtgcttgaaccttaattggatataagcacgaaagtaagttaaaatgaatgtgACAATAGGCATCATATTCAAATTTTCTATCCACCTCTCTCCCTGTCTATCAGCACCACAGCCTTAGCAATGTCACCCATGCTTGCTTTTACCTTGGATCCGccaattacatttattttaatactagtatatatatatgtatatgatatatttaaaaatataaaccataacaataaaaaacaaatgctGGTACATATATATGATGAGACGTAATGCTAAAAATAATCTCTAAgctatatatagagagattgcaaaaaataaaatactgaaaaaCATTTAAGGCACCCAAAAGGGgcttataaaattaaaattaaataaaattgagGTATCTGGAtgattaaaatttgtaaaaacggATCCGTTTGACTTGTGTTAAGTGATGGTGGATTACGAAACCCATAATAGATTATGGGGAAAAGTTGAGCAAAGGCTTACGGCAATGGTTTCTACGTCATTGTACAGTGCACGGaaatctataaataaaatatacaaagtgGACAGACTTTCATAACGGCTACATATTAATGATTTGGGGCTAACTCTGGGTCAACAGAAagtttcaccaaattatctactaaacttGAAATCcacttattttaaaacaaaaatatccgttatttcataaaattattttgccaaattaaaaataaaatttgccaactgttcTTGAAATTCACAACcggtgaatttggtgagtgccagagctagccctgatgaTTGGCTGTCACTGTTTGGGACCGATATCTGACATTAGTCCTGATGATTGGCTGTCACCGTTTGGGACCGATATCTGACATTAGTCCTGATGATTGGCTGTCACCGTTTGGGACCGACATCTGACATTAGTCCTGATGTGTCATGTCAAACATGCTTTATGCTTGGAATAAAGTTAAGTATcccaccaaaacaaaaagacattaccgtaatagaaaacaaattttataatgATTTTCTCTAGTTGTAGCAAGATTTATCATTACGACAGTAGTGATATCAAGCATCGGTTCCAAGCAGTTATATTTTTGGTCTATGGATGGTCAGTTATTTGACTGTAATGTAGGAATTCTATTCCATATTCTTTCATACAAATGAATTTACATTCACCACTCATGTTAAATTAAAGCTTAATTTACACCTGAGTATAAAACTGTTCATGAAAGAATTTGCTTTATATAGTCAAATTAACTAACATGGCCAATTCTGAATGTGAAGCATTGAACTTTTTTTTACCAACCAATTCTCATATACAgagatattgtaataaataaaatatcgaAAAACATTTAAGGCACCCAAAAGGgggttataaaattaaaatattaaggtATCtggttaattaaaatgtgtaaaaacaGATCCGTTTGCCTTGTGTTAAGTGATGGTGGATCGCGAAACCCATAATGgattatgaacagtataaaaaggaataaaaatatcaacattatgCTTAACACTGCAGAAAAAAGCGACACTGTACAGGGTATATAACCAGATTGTGTCTGCCATACgtggaaaaaacccacacaaacaaacaaacaaacaaaacaaacaaacaaataaaataaaaaaaccaacataCTGTATAAAATCAATCTTGCTATCACATTGGCATTTATCTCAAGGTCACTTTGTCAATAAATAATTCTTTATATGCAGATCTCAGCTGAGCACCATAAACATTACCCGGCACTATTTTGAACAGTTAATTTAAACGTATATATGTACTATAAATCATAACACAATAGCAACATATTAACAACATAGAACTTTAAATAGTGacctcattaaaaaaaaaatattaccaaaaaaaagtatacaaaaacccaaccaaaactAAGCACACatactccctccccccccccaccccctccaaaaaacaaaaaaaaagcacaaaaaataACCAACCAAAAAAACTAATAAGCTTAAGTTGTtggatcagctgaaataatgtttttgacgaATATTAACAATATGCAGTTTacacacattgatttagtagaaaattgcagtaatgtgcaagctaactaactattgttgtttgctatccttttggtttaatcaataatATGTAACCTTTGttgatgtttaaaaacaattttgtgaAAATGGGCTGGTTATGTCTTTTCAAAATTGGCTTTGTTCAAGTGGAAGTGGTatctaaattttttttttatagaatattgTTTCAACACTTTAGATTAACACTACACAATTACCAGaatttgttgtttagaatattgttTCAACACTGCATATTAACACTACACAATTACCAGaatgttgtttagaatattgttTCAATACTGTATATTAACACTACACAATTACCAGaatttgttgtttagaatattgttTCAACACTGCATATTAACACTACACAAttatcagaatttttttttatagaatattgTTTCAACACTGCAGATTAACATTACTCAATTCCTGCTGTACTCAAAGTAATTGAAGTCGATGAGAAATGTTGCTCCAAGAAGAATTGCCTTCGTCAAAACATCCATGCCAGATGGGACTGAAATAAACGAGAAGTGAATCTGTTTATTACACATTTAGCAGTGCATTATACAATGTTatattgtaaaaagaaaaaaaggaatgttttatttaatgacacattttgCCTAcagttatatggaaagaaaggttttatttaacgacgcactcaacacattttatttacggttatatggcgtcagacatatggttaaggaccacacaaattttgagaggaaacctgctgtcgccacttcatgggctactctttcctattagcagcaagggatcttttatttgtgcttcccacatgccggtatatatatatatatatatatatatatatatatatatatatatatatacacacacacacaagtgcaTTTCATGATAATACTGCTATGTCTGTCATCTACTGTCACGTATCTACAAggcataacacattttaaactcatACCAATTAACGATTATCTCTTATTTCCTTTACGTTCATCtgagtatgaaaaaaaaaaagccattctcacataagtttgcagatgaactttttttttcatacccagatgaacgtaaagaaaataacagacaatatttatattttaatttgaatcatacttactaataatagcaCTAAAGgttcatattttattgtgaattatttttcggttcttaaacaataacgctcagtaagacaaagtaccactataaagtgacgtcattaggtatgacgttccctgacaaagaaatgaacaaactcctgttgctacggctgaaccaatgggatgatgttaaattgtaatgaatgtaatggaaatttaattattctaaCTTATTAAACCACACTGTGATGGAGACAGCCGTTTGCATATTAACTTTTGACCGGGGTCTGAAACAATTGGAGTAGCACTTTAATCATCGAAAGCCATTGCATAGAGTAATTAACCCAAGAAGGTTCCCCATATTAGTAGATGGTATCTGTATTTTTGATAGTTTTAGAGAAGTAGGGTGGCCATTATTTCGCCACTCATCCATAAATGACAGGACTGCCAAAGATGGGACCCATCTGCCAAACACCGAAACGGGGGTTATAAGCTGGGAGTTCTTTCTGTATAGGGACGGGTGGCAAACAAGGAGGCGGTGGAAACGCTGTCCGCTGGGCGAACTTTACTAGTCCAGTGGACATAGGTAACTATACTTTACTCCTCTGTGGTAACTGAAAGGTATTTTGTGTGGCATTcaagtattataattatgtgtattctTGTTTTACTGTGTTTTAGTGTGGGAAGGACAGCTGGTAGTCAGACCAActaaagtaaactgtaggcaTCTCTTACCCAGAGGTTACTAATAGTTATAATATCTATAAGTTATAACTGGTAATCCTAGTATCATGACCTGGTAAATTGtaggtcctctgaatattggatgtagagaagactgaggataataattaattattctacGGTTGGGTGATGTTTAACTGTGAGGGGTAACTATATCCCTAATTGCCAAGTTATTAAGTTTACGTGTGGTGCTCAGCCTAGAGGTGGTGTGACACCGGTTTTAATAGGCCATGTAAGTGCTGTAACACTTACCtggtattatataatacatatttgaaacTAAACTTGTGTTGTTGTCTTTCTAGTGAATTTAACATTGatttatagtaaatataaatatatacgaTCCTGTTCCCTGAATACCCCTAGAGCCAGCCACTCGGGTAGAAAACTACCCGATACAGGGAGATCTATATGTACAGGTTGGGATATTTGGAGAAATACTGTTACACCCATTGCGTGTTTCTGATTCTGTTACCGGGGAACTGAGTGATGAGAGCAGTTGCTGGTAACAGTGTTAGAAGCTCCGAGACACACACAATGAGTGAATATTACATACATGAATCAACCATTGTACATGCATTTTGTGTTTCTGATTCTGTTACCGGGGAACTGAGTGATGAGAGCAGTTGCTGGTAACAGTGTTAGAAGCTCCGAGACACACACAATGAGTGAATATTACATACATGAATCAACCATTGCACATGCATTTCCTGTTTCTGATTCTGTTACCGGGGAACTGAGTGATGAGAGCAGTTGCTGGTAACAGTGTTAGAAGCTCCGAGACACACACAATGAGTGAATATTACATACATGAATCAACCATTGCACATACATTTCGTGTTCATAAAAAATTACCCATCTACACAAAACGGTATATCGctataattgatcagctcgatacgaaccacggtacagttttgcgtataGCGATTTTTACACACTATTTTTTCTTTGCATCTTATatgacttgaaataggcaaacaaataaacaaagaaaaaccccatcattttattaattggtgatgacaggaaatgtcacaatcacgtcaagcgtagtcggcttacttgttggcatacgaagtgataggttGGTTACTTGGTTCCaacttctaaacaaaatgtgttaaaagtccaataaaaataaccagttaatgataattacaaataaatgttttgtaactTATACATTgttattcattgttcatttaaataaagaaataaaccaacaagtgaGAATTGCACTTCACTGTTTTTCCCTGAACTCGGAACATttcggccgatcgttcaaaaCACCTTGGCCAATAACCTCTGGTTCAGTCAATCTGCCGAAACATTGCGACtcaatacatacatttctgtGTCAAGTGAGCTGCAACGGAAAAGCCTGAcagtaaggatttccgaatgtgacaatttataaatagtttgcaCCGTCACACTGGTGTTCTAggattgtgttaaaaaataaaaatgaccaaGAAGAACATTATGCTACTAATAAATGTTGTggtttatataatcatttaggtctatgctactaataaatgttgtggtttatataatcatttaggTCTATGATGGaatcaatattacaaatatttcgaTTTATGTACTTAGTTTATGCCTTCTGATttcattataaaaaaaccccacccataaatattaaatttaaataatatcaactttattgcaatacggtttcttagatcgcaatatatcgcaatacggttttcacctcaatattttcaggtattgcaaaacaaagtccagaatttgttttccatatctcctaagttcaagggccataagtctgtcaaaaatgagtaaatcgccatgaaagtcaaacttgatctgtaacagtacacaataaagctatacacaaaatgtcagctcagtatctcaaagccttctgcaGAAACCATCTGGAAAATATgtaggacagacagacggacagacagacagacagacagacagaaggatgaagatgaaacctatagtcccctcctaTAGGACTGTAGAGCATTAATACTAGGAATCCATGAAAATAACTCACAACGCAGAGAAAAGTCGTTAGCTCCTCCGAACACTTCCCTGCAGCCGCCCCAGTGTTTGATGATCTGTCCAGTCTCCACCGACTCATCTTCGCCATGGAAAACCTGAAAACAATCAAGAAGAAATAAATTTCTGtgacattcattacaacataacgtcatcccattggtccagacgtagcaacgggagtttcttgatgaatgtaaaaattatgtcgtcagggaacgtcatatctgatgacgtcattttatatgggcaagttgtcttaatgtgtgttattgtttacggaccaaaaataattaaaaataaaatatgaagttttagaagtattgtctgttatttcttttacgttcatctggatatgaaaaacaaaacgatcATCCGCAAACTTTTGTTGATGCCATCtgaaaaaataatacttatttattaccccagcagtcaCTCATAAcaaggaaaatatttttcatatttactcagtgagaaatattctacATTAGTGTAATGTTGGTACTAaagatgacgtcatcacgatttggcaaacacgaCAAGATTGCATCTTGTAAAGGCGAGACAAaaataaacagagaaaaaacaaataccTTGAAAATAACGTCGGAACAGCATTTGCAGTAGCAGCATTCACCGAGGATGGTGAACAGCGGAGTTCCGTTCATGTCAAACACTTTGTAGCGTGGTGTCCAACACGTCCAactaaaacacacaacacagcCACAGTTTTAGAGGGCACCAAATCTGACGCGATAAACGGCGTGCCCAAACTAAGTGTGCCCAAAACAAACAAGcccaaattaaagggacataactctaatttcaactcgtgaaaattaacactaagtttagttaaagggacagaccctagtttcaacccgtgaaaattaacactaagtttagttaaagggacataacccTAGTTTCAAAAAGTGAAagttaacactaagtttagttgaaaggacagaccctagtttcaacccgtgaaaattaacactaaatttaattaatctacaaacatgatAACATCAAAACATTATATCTCAAACTCAATCGAATGTTCAGCTATAACAgacacaaatttagtataaaatggCTTCGCaacactacacaattttatacaatttgtgtgtgtgttacatcaATAAATTTACCCCCAAAATTTTTATACAGAGGATACtacccgagtgtcttgtgatatcataatttatcaacacGATTTGATataagtatgaaatccgaggcttgatatcacaaaacacgaggggggtattctttttatcatccattatcattcgtTTCATTTGTGACAGTTGTGAACAATGtcaatgtgggttgaatgtcagcggtagactcgttaactagcagaacggcagtggtgTGATGTCACTAGTGCTGAAAGaaacagtgacgtaacaaaacattgttatgtgattaaaatttgaccaatcaagattataagaagcgatagtgccagcaatatctcctacaaaagcctttaatggatgataaataacTTTATTCGTGCAttccaaaaaaatatatactgtaacAACTGACATTTCCTTGATGGTTGCTATGGGAACCCCAGCCGGCGAATGGATCTCCATCTCCTGTAGACAGCAGCACCAAAACATGCTGCCTTGACAACGGAACGGCCGGTGAAGCTGTATCAGGTTCTGACCGTCGTTATCCGTGATGTTCATCACAAATGGTCGCGCCGTCCCGCAAACCTGCCGAGTGCAGCAGTCCGTGTCTGAAAAAAACATGAATTTCACAGAATTAagcattacagccagtgcttataaaacttttagagaccagactcaatctcaaatgacgtcatatgtatgcaatttgtatgacattgccatgacgttaaagtcttaAGACTATTAGAGTCTCTATTCtatagactctaaaagttttataagcaccaggccaggtgcATACAAAAACTGATTCAGTGAAGGAATAATTTGTCATTTGTCATAATTCTAGACGTTTTTCACTATTCCTTTTTAAATAGCAGTTCGGAACTAAACTTCTTTAAAACTAGACTTTCTACTTGGTCCTGTGGGTGTCTTTGTCATAGGGTTACACTGTAGTTCTTTATTAGTATTTAATTTCTGAACTGTTTAAAATGCACTGAGATGAACATGcatataaaccaagtttcactgatatAGAACATGTATTTTGTAAGAAACGGGTCTAAACACAAAACACTTAATGTTGGAGATCAGTGCAAAATTTGATGACATAATTTTCAAGGTTCTACCAAAATTATCTGATCATTCaacatacagtaatgatacGCTACGTAGTCTTCTTTATTTATCCCGAACAGAAATCCTTATTCTGGCTTTTCGTGCCTTTTCCTGGCAAAGGTCTGCTAGGACTTGGCTCCCCAGATCTTGAACATTTTCATGGATTCTTAGAAGCCAAAGACACCGCTGTTGTGTTACTAACAAACCTTTCACAAGCTTTATTTTTTCGTCTctgaacttttttcttcttctttttttaatcccactgccccctttctttctttttacccattagccacgaaatgtttttttctaacaattgattgatggagttacttcccttcaaattgaagttcggtaacttttGTGAGATATTGGGTGAAGAGTCGGAAAATAGTTTTCACGAATATTATATGCGATCTTTTTtgatttactctacatctagcgtagcgaggtgttccgattaataataataataataataataataataactatatttaatgatttactccagcgacaaactggccttgtagaaatttagtgaccttctgataaactaggggagggatgtttaccgatactgatggagttactgccaaatcaaatgattaaatatgtcagtaagatctcgatgcgtttcgttattttttgtaagtggtcaccTGGGAACttcgcaggtttcctctaaaaacagtgtcagaatgaccatgtgtttgacgtccaatagccgatgatattaaagataaaaatcaatgtgctctagtggcgtcgttaaataaaacaaactttacttttcaacatttgtttgagcatcctgagcatttgtactgcatttctattcattggaccaattgattgcttcaaaccaagtgtgtactttaatactggatgcatacagaataaaactaacattgcaaattataaaattggtaactaccatttcttagatacactaggaaagataatattcataaaaaaatttttttaaatgttattgttggacagataaatatagaacccttcttttcagatttcattaaaagaaattgttataacttatttactggtttctatccaattaaggttcaaccaagtctgtcctggaccagtacagaagttcagtgttagtatgagagtaaaccttctgcctattattaaacagcaaggggtcttttgtatgtattctcccacagataggttagcaccatgaTGCCctcaaaatgccttgccttttataaatgtataagttgcccatgtaaaaagaagcctttaaacacacctatgtgaatagtactacata of the Gigantopelta aegis isolate Gae_Host chromosome 12, Gae_host_genome, whole genome shotgun sequence genome contains:
- the LOC121386227 gene encoding phospholipid scramblase 2-like; protein product: MSAVVTQPQAGAKGQEFAMMTAPPPTVVVPAGLPPGLAYLGAIEEVRVHQELELIEVLVGWEKNNRYKICNTSEQQFMYAKEDTDCCTRQVCGTARPFVMNITDNDGQNLIQLHRPFRCQGSMFWCCCLQEMEIHSPAGVPIATIKEIWTCWTPRYKVFDMNGTPLFTILGECCYCKCCSDVIFKVFHGEDESVETGQIIKHWGGCREVFGGANDFSLRFPSGMDVLTKAILLGATFLIDFNYFEYSRN